The following coding sequences lie in one Aspergillus puulaauensis MK2 DNA, chromosome 3, nearly complete sequence genomic window:
- a CDS encoding putative AT DNA binding protein (COG:L;~EggNog:ENOG410PW8Z;~InterPro:IPR017956;~go_function: GO:0003677 - DNA binding [Evidence IEA]), giving the protein MPHSMFASHSTHSESSSPDILAPPGDADYLISSPFRPFPGRQSSLMSPANRRILHTPGAAKRKRSRISLSPAKSAHSIRFDDIVLPGSPTRKLDGRQRSASPDKADADGNVSPWRIRVTLEATQDDDQENQGSPSRKRPKQRTTTTKVPLKDSSEQTPRRRGRPRKSGAPDTTPVAGSPGNTPGPANSEQKRRRGRPRKHKPESDAATENNVIENNEQPEGDVQMMDPAPAGTELERRSWSPLNLAGDADSDDGIYDNEPLDIPFEAPAHTEFGEPEPPTEDPNPQPSIEPTYDTPNGDAIDRFNYRQGDDELHSTPSKMPSPTRELPTVSPENSIHAGHTPMPPRTYPTPASTSLVDNEQPERNRFSRELSASSSKPSAFRSSDPTNEHREFDSIIESEGFSMVSLDTLPSAQQHGLRSNPKLAKGALKPFIERETNGVLRRKTTIPEHQSEVASPPSPSPDPALSPERHLDSPQLRGSIRSSAAKRIPFSPIPTKGFSPAPQRKPLLRLAKLVRAGIALERVLSHSNPPYSPGNAVPDYMAPRQRLEVIFSDLNPESQRVLGAALGLGQVLAIRRKMMELRSPQRRALVAEELEDEDDHAGLDSEYTRREVSRTPNRQYDGAADPSPVSSSPDTDMKQRFAEWQRERDAVSRTIQMANSSQVIVIDSDVGTPNSNAGERDVGDLTPLVSQWNRKRHAEVQDDDYDNQEEGHVYDDNQNRRELGQEEKQQQRELEEDEGADVNQSRWMSRWNQVHQEEVQEDGYDNEEEKDIYNPRQSSREPRQEEEEEEEEEEEEEEEQGGLEEDNYGNQAQRSDYDDDQSLWMPKRKGEHQRAADEEKHDVEKGRADYVASQNSRTPRLDEDQHSEVVEEDYADVDEDDGYEDIWQVQAKYEGNSGRESMLEPQDEVQSSPQKGGSTPADRGYSMSFSPTHWVDGQGKVPSLGQSRVRELREQEVDISALLRAEDTPNRARYYYGRSSPLSSAQGHSPQHNMLSSAASHRQKHVERYEDELGQLEEAEEPADYLDLSPEKDLEDETFQIDPTTRHESEMQRYPSDFADNASISDDAGDELPVHEETSTPKNPAPANRGGQATSWYERITNLTPGWLKAPLQNPSPQNKHSSPPTNRSNSKEPSLEEQSEHSEQEEQDREQNWKQDNEDEEEEEEEEEEEEEEEEEQQHHVHSPDEDNSRKAQKPQPDPLSESEVDQIWAPSPQPKAKRTSETAKKEPNLTTTEKSPEKSRRLATSGYFSNAHYTLLRRLYRLAKQSPESFTYHSSSSHSGIIGDYIWTSDNTYGVPVTELQFAIVYRFRQELAAEDLKSGGTGWVGWTDADLHRRLVSVIIGEQIREDRKNVHDLRPTRSKPRSIIQRG; this is encoded by the coding sequence ATGCCGCATTCAATGTTCGCTTCCCATTCCACCCATAGCGAAAGTTCCTCCCCGGACATACTTGCGCCGCCTGGCGATGCCGACTACTTGATCTCTTCGCCATTCAGACCATTCCCCGGTCGTCAAAGCAGCCTCATGTCGCCCGCAAACCGCCGCATCCTCCATACCCCCGGTGCCGCGAAACGGAAACGGTCGCGCATTAGCCTCAGTCCTGCGAAGAGTGCACATTCGATTCGCTTCGACGATATTGTGCTCCCAGGCTCGCCAACAAGGAAATTGGATGGCCGACAacgctctgcttctcccgaCAAGGCAGATGCTGACGGAAATGTTAGTCCCTGGCGGATTCGCGTCACACTTGAGGCAACACAAGACGACGACCAGGAAAACCAAGGCAGCCCGTCGCGTAAACGGCCCAAGCAAAGAACAACCACTACAAAGGTCCCGCTGAAGGATAGCTCGGAGCAGAcacccagaagaagaggccgcCCCAGAAAGTCTGGCGCCCCCGATACGACACCGGTTGCTGGGAGTCCCGGTAACACTCCAGGCCCAGCGAACAGTGAACAAAAGAGGCGCAGGGGTCGGCCAAGGAAGCATAAACCAGAATCTGATGCCGCCACTGAAAACAACGTTATCGAGAATAACGAGCAACCTGAAGGGGATGTGCAGATGATGGATCCTGCTCCGGCTGGCACGGAGCTGGAAAGACGCAGCTGGAGCCCATTGAACCTGGCTGGTGACGCGGATTCGGACGATGGGATTTACGACAATGAGCCGTTGGATATACCCTTTGAGGCCCCTGCCCATACCGAGTTCGGGGAGCCCGAACCGCCTACTGAGGATCCTAACCCGCAACCAAGTATCGAACCGACGTACGATACTCCTAATGGTGATGCGATAGACCGCTTTAATTACCGGCAGGGAGATGATGAGTTACATTCAACTCCCTCCAAaatgccatcgccaacccGCGAACTTCCAACCGTATCTCCCGAGAATAGTATACATGCGGGCCATACGCCGATGCCACCCCGTACGTACCCGACACCGGCTTCAACGTCTCTGGTAGACAATGAACAGCCAGAACGCAACCGATTTTCCCGTGAACTATCCGCGAGTTCTTCCAAGCCGAGCGCATTTCGTTCTAGTGATCCTACAAACGAACACAGAGAGTTCGACTCTATCATAGAGAGTGAAGGGTTCAGTATGGTTTCGTTAGATACATTACCCTCAGCCCAACAGCATGGACTGAGAAGCAATCCGAAGCTAGCCAAGGGTGCTCTCAAGCCATTCATCGAACGGGAAACAAACGGCGTTCTGAGGCGAAAAACAACCATTCCGGAGCACCAATCCGAGGTGgcatctcctccaagcccaagccccgACCCAGCGCTGTCTCCAGAGCGACATCTTGATTCCCCTCAGCTGCGCGGCAGTATCCGGTCTTCGGCTGCAAAACGGATACCGTTTTCTCCTATACCCACCAAAGGGTTCTCCCCAGCACCCCAGCGCAAGCCTTTACTCCGCCTGGCCAAGTTAGTCAGGGCTGGAATCGCTCTCGAACGCGTTCTTAGCCACTCCAACCCCCCTTACAGCCCTGGAAATGCTGTTCCTGACTACATGGCGCCCAGACAACGGCTAGAAGTAATATTCAGTGACTTGAATCCAGAATCACAACGGGTCCTAGGCGCAGCTCTAGGACTTGGGCAAGTACTTGCAATCAGGCGAAAAATGATGGAGCTCAGGAGTCCGCAACGGCGAGCTTTGGTTGCGGAAGAActagaagatgaggatgaccaTGCTGGTTTGGACTCTGAATACACCAGACGTGAAGTGTCTAGAACTCCAAATCGACAATATGATGGTGCAGCGGATCCTTCTCCagtctcctcttccccggATACGGATATGAAGCAGCGATTCGCGGAGTGGCAGAGAGAAAGGGACGCAGTCAGCCGCACAATACAAATGGCGAATTCAAGTCAAGTTATCGTCATCGATAGTGATGTTGGTACGCCGAATTCCAACGCAGGCGAGAGGGATGTCGGGGACCTAACTCCTTTGGTGTCACAATGGAACAGAAAGCGCCACGCGGAGGTGCAAGATGACGATTACGATAACCAGGAGGAAGGGCATGTCTATGATGATAACCAAAATCGTCGAGAGCTAGGGCAGGAAGAAAAACAACAGCAGAGGGAGctagaggaggatgaaggagccgATGTGAACCAAAGTCGGTGGATGTCAAGGTGGAACCAAGTTCACCAAGAGGAGGTGCAAGAGGATGGATACGACaatgaggaggaaaaggataTCTACAATCCTCGCCAAAGTTCCCGAGAACCTAggcaggaagaggaagaagaagaggaagaagaagaggaagaagaagaagaacagggggggctggaagaggataaCTACGGCAACCAGGCACAGCGGAGTGATTATGATGATGACCAAAGTCTTTGGATGCCAAAGCGAAAAGGAGAACACCAGCGAGCAGCGGACGAGGAAAAACATGACGTCGAGAAGGGCAGAGCGGATTACGTTGCTAGCCAAAATTCCCGAACCCCCAGGCTGGACGAAGATCAACATTCGGaagtggtggaagaggactatgccgatgtcgatgaggatgatgggtaTGAGGATATTTGGCAGGTCCAGGCTAAATATGAAGGAAACTCGGGTCGAGAATCTATGCTAGAGCCTCAGGACGAAGTACAGTCAAGTCCTCAGAAAGGTGGCTCAACTCCTGCGGACCGGGGTTACAGCATGTCTTTTTCTCCGACACACTGGGTAGATGGGCAGGGAAAGGTGCCTTCCCTGGGTCAATCGCGCGTCCGTGAACTACGAGAACAGGAAGTTGATATATCTGCTCTGCTCCGTGCGGAGGACACGCCAAACCGTGCCCGTTACTATTATGGGAGGAGTAGTCCGTTGAGCTCAGCTCAAGGACATTCCCCACAACACAACATGCTATCGTCTGCGGCATCTCATCGTCAAAAACACGTGGAAAGATacgaggatgagctgggtCAACtagaagaagcagaagagccAGCAGATTATCTGGACCTCAGCCCAGAGAAAGACCTAGAAGATGAGACCTTCCAAATTGATCCGACCACCAGACACGAAAGCGAGATGCAACGTTACCCGTCAGATTTTGCTGATAATGCTAGCATTTCGGATGATGCAGGCGATGAGCTACCCGTGCATGAAGAGACGTCGACGCCCAAGAATCCAGCACCTGCCAATAGAGGCGGCCAAGCAACATCCTGGTATGAAAGGATTACAAATCTCACACCCGGCTGGCTAAAGGCTCCGCTCCAAAACCCAAGTCCCCAGAATAAGCATTCAAGCCCGCCGACTAATCGGTCGAATTCGAAAGAACCAAGTCTTGAGGAGCAGTCAGAACATTCAGAacaggaggagcaggataGGGAGCAGAATTGGAAGCAGGAcaacgaggatgaagaagaagaagaagaggaggaggaggaggaggaggaagaggaagaggaacaacaacatcatgtGCACTCTCCGGACGAAGATAACTCGAGGAAAGCCCAAAAACCGCAGCCCGATCCCCTTTCGGAATCAGAGGTTGATCAAATTTGGGCTCCTAGTCCTCAGCCCAAAGCCAAACGTACTTCAGAAACGGCGAAGAAAGAACCAAACCTAACGACGACAGAGAAGTCGCCAGAGAAATCACGGCGTCTTGCAACGTCTGGGTACTTCTCAAACGCACACTATACTCTCCTCCGACGTTTATACCGCCTCGCTAAACAATCCCCTGAGAGTTTCACTTACCACTCTAGCTCTTCTCACTCCGGGATTATCGGTGACTATATCTGGACGTCAGACAATACCTACGGGGTCCCGGTCACGGAGCTGCAGTTTGCCATCGTGTACCGATTTAGGCAGGAATTAGCCGCAGAGGACCTGAAGTCCGGAGGCACGGGATGGGTTGGCTGGACAGACGCTGATTTGCATCGCCGACTGGTCAgcgtcatcatcggcgaGCAAATCAGAGAAGACAGGAAGAACGTCCACGATCTGAGGCCGACGCGTTCCAAGCCCAGGAGTATTATCCAGCGGGGCTGA